A single region of the Anomaloglossus baeobatrachus isolate aAnoBae1 chromosome 2, aAnoBae1.hap1, whole genome shotgun sequence genome encodes:
- the LOC142290683 gene encoding matrix metalloproteinase-18-like, which produces MKNLLLVLLLSVAYCSAFPSESSKGNEENDAKFAEEYLKTYYNLKTDIRQSRKRGDSPLVQKIKEMQQFLGLTVTGRLDSDTMEVMHQPRCGFIDVGEFSTFPGNKGWNKRDLTYRILNYTPDMPNAEVDVAIQRAFKVWSDVTPLTFTRVYEGTSDIEISFAAQVHNDFYPFDGPHGTLAHAFAPSSGIGGDAHFDEDETWTSGSNGYNLFIVAAHEFGHSLGLLHSSDPSALMYPTYHYTDPSEFNLPEDDVNGIQSLYGARITPVEPTVPEKPREPSTPSTCLPSTSFDAVTTLRGEILFFKERSFWRQISPNSEVERHLISTFWPSLPNHIHAAYEYQDGDQVRIFKGVKYWTMRGFEITTDSPKSIYDFGFPRTVRRVDAAVYDTISKKTYFFVNDNYWSYDEQKQTMDSGFPKKIVDNFPGLTKVGAAFQKDKFLYFFDGHRQYEFSIAQKRVTRLLKNDSWIKCSSIKANNLRKRSRN; this is translated from the exons ATGAAGAACTTGCTTCTTGTCCTGCTACTTTCCGTGGCTTACTGCTCAGCTTTCCCTTCGGAATCTTCCAAAGGCAACGAGGAGAATGATGCCAAGTTTGCTGAA GAATATTTGAAGACATATTATAACCTTAAGACAGATATCCGACAGTCAAGGAAGAGAGGTGACAGTCCATTGGTACAAAAGATCAAGGAAATGCAGCAATTTCTTGGTCTTACGGTGACAGGAAGACTGGATTCCGACACCATGGAAGTGATGCACCAGCCCAGATGTGGTTTTATTGATGTTGGAGAATTCAGCACATTCCCTGGTAACAAAGGATGGAACAAGAGAGATCTGACTTACAG AATATTGAATTACACTCCTGATATGCCAAATGCTGAAGTAGACGTGGCCATCCAGAGAGCATTTAAGGTTTGGAGTGATGTGACGCCCTTGACGTTTACACGAGTCTATGAGGGGACTTCTGACATTGAGATCTCTTTTGCTGCCCAAG TCCATAATGACTTTTACCCATTTGATGGCCCACATGGGACACTCGCTCATGCTTTTGCCCCTTCCAGTGGAATTGGTGGAGATGCCCACTTTGATGAAGATGAAACCTGGACAAGTGGCTCTAATG gtTATAACTTATTCATTGTGGCTGCTCATGAGTTTGGCCATTCCCTTGGACTCCTACACTCCAGTGACCCAAGTGCTCTGATGTATCCCACCTACCATTATACAGATCCTAGCGAATTCAACCTTCCTGAAGATGATGTCAATGGGATTCAGTCACTTTATG GAGCAAGAATAACCCCGGTGGAGCCAACTGTGCCTGAAAAACCAAGGGAACCAAGCACCCCATCCACCTGCCTACCAAGCACCTCTTTCGATGCTGTGACAACTCTGCGTGGAGAaatcttattttttaaagaaag ATCTTTCTGGCGCCAAATTTCCCCAAATTCTGAAGTTGAACGTCATTTAATCAGCACTTTCTGGCCATCACTACCAAATCACATTCATGCTGCTTACGAGTATCAGGATGGGGACCAAGTTCGGATCTTCAAAG gTGTAAAATATTGGACAATGAGGGGTTTTGAAATCACAACAGATTCTCCTAAAAGTATTTACGACTTCGGCTTTCCACGCACTGTCAGAAGAGTTGATGCTGCGGTCTATGATACCATCTCCAAAAAAACATATTTCTTCGTGAACGATAATTATTGGAG TTATGATGAGCAAAAACAAACCATGGATAGTGGTTTCCCGAAAAAAATTGTGGACAACTTTCCAGGTTTAACCAAAGTTGGTGCAGCTTTCCAGAAAGACA aaTTTCTGTACTTCTTTGATGGACATCGCCAGTATGAATTCAGCATCGCTCAGAAAAGAGTCACCCGTCTACTAAAGAACGATAGTTGGATAAAATGTTCCAGTATCAAGGCCAACAACCTGAGAAAACGTTCTAGAAATTAG